Proteins encoded in a region of the Corynebacterium genitalium ATCC 33030 genome:
- a CDS encoding glycerophosphodiester phosphodiesterase family protein, whose translation MPVNKDPKIVAHRGMSGLYPESTLRAFEEALKLDGVHGIEADVRLTRDGKLVVHHDNFINRTSTGAGRVAKMDFDELRQFNFGTKEDPQQILLLDELLDLLADYPDKHFYIETKHPTRYGPEVDEQTVRTLWHRGMKEDPRIHLISFSHAAMRYFAQAVPDLETFYLFRLFERKWNKNNTMFSRPYGVGPALAHLQGKPELLGFRGLRTYTWTVNLPKEMLWCRENGVDVFATDLPQLAVDTFKRNPVTPAAVG comes from the coding sequence ATGCCCGTTAATAAAGACCCGAAGATTGTCGCCCACCGCGGCATGAGCGGGCTCTACCCCGAATCCACGCTCCGGGCGTTCGAAGAAGCACTCAAGCTCGACGGGGTGCACGGCATCGAAGCCGACGTGCGCCTCACCCGCGACGGCAAACTGGTTGTCCACCACGACAACTTCATCAACCGCACCTCCACCGGCGCGGGGCGCGTGGCCAAAATGGACTTCGATGAGCTGCGCCAGTTCAACTTCGGCACCAAAGAAGACCCGCAGCAAATTTTGCTTCTCGACGAGCTTCTTGACCTCCTCGCCGACTATCCCGATAAGCATTTCTACATCGAGACAAAGCACCCCACCCGCTACGGCCCCGAGGTAGACGAGCAAACCGTGCGCACCCTGTGGCACCGCGGGATGAAGGAAGACCCGCGGATCCACCTCATCTCTTTCTCTCACGCGGCGATGCGCTACTTCGCCCAGGCCGTGCCGGACCTGGAGACCTTCTACCTGTTCCGCCTGTTCGAGCGGAAGTGGAACAAGAACAACACCATGTTTTCTCGCCCCTACGGTGTCGGCCCGGCCCTGGCCCACCTGCAGGGCAAGCCGGAGCTGCTCGGTTTCCGGGGCTTACGCACCTACACCTGGACGGTGAACCTGCCGAAGGAAATGCTGTGGTGCCGTGAGAACGGTGTGGACGTCTTCGCTACCGACTTGCCGCAGCTCGCCGTGGACACGTTCAAGCGCAACCCGGTCACGCCGGCAGCCGTCGGGTAG